The DNA sequence GGCGGATGCCGAGCACGCCACCACGGTGTTGTGGGCGAACACCGCCACGGGCTGCTCGCCGGGATCGGCGATCGCCGCCTCCCGCACGAGAGCGGTGACCGGCCAGTCCGGCATCCACAACACGAGGCTGCGCACGGGCGCCTCCGCGTGCACGTCAGCCCACCGCCCTGATCGGCGCGATCGTCTCGTGCGGTCGCAGCCCCGGCTGCAGGGCGATGACCTGCCCGTCGGCGCCGGGGAGCAGCATCCGCTGTCGTCGCGTGGTCGGCCAGCGCCTGCTGCGCGCGGTGACGGTGACCTCACGCGCCGAGACGTACCCGTGCCCCTGACCGAGCCCGCTCCAGCGCGGCTCGCTCAGCTCGAGGCTCGCCTCCACCTGCGGCCACGGACCCTGCACGAGCAGCACGGCCCCGCGATCACGGAGTCGCGCGGCCAGACGCGAGATGTCCTTGTCGGTCGCGCGGGAGGACGGCCGCACCGCCACCACCGAGAGGACTTCGGCCACGGTCGAGGCCACCGCGAGCCACCGCGGCCCCGGCTCGGGGATCATCACGAGTCGCTCGAGGTCGACGCCGGCGTGCTCGGCCGCTTCGGCGCCGAGTTCGGGCATGCCCACCACGCCGCACCAGCTGCCCGTCTGCGACGGCTGAGACAGCAGCGCCAGCAGGAGCGAAGACGACGAGGCGATCGAGTACGCGGCTCCGGGGCGCAGCCCGCCGCCGGGCAGCAGCGACGCGAACGCCGGATGCGTCGGCAGCGGCGGCACCTCCATCGACCGGCCCTGGACCCGCTCGATCTGGGCGCGCAGGCGGTGCACCTCACCCCGGGGATCCCGGGGTGCATCGACTTCTCGCACAGCCGCCCTCACTCCCACAGGCTAGAACAGATGTTCTATACCGTCAACGACAGGAGTGACGCTACGACCGCCCTCCGACATCGAAAAGGGGTGTATTCAGGCAGGATGTTCGATTCTCGATACACGACCCGTGGATGCCGAGGAGATCGCTGATTCGGAGGATCCGGCATCCCGAACCGCACTCCGCAACCTCGATCCCCTCCGAATCCGCGGCGGCGAGGACCGCCGCGGCGCGCGACCTACGCGGCGAGCGCGAGATACGGCTCCCAGCACGGATCGGTGCGCTCAGTGCCGCGCACGGTCCACTGCACGCCGCGCGGCGGCCGGGGCAGGACCCGCAGCTCCCAGTGCATCTCCTGCGGCGTGCGGTCACCCTTGACGTTGTTGCAGCGCAGGCAGCACGCGACCAGGTTCTCCCACGAGTCCGCTCCCCCGCGCGAGCGCGGCAGGATGTGGTCGATCGTGGACGCGGCCTTGCCGCAGTACCCGCACCGGTGGGCGTCGCGTCGCAGAACTCCGCGCCGGGTGACCGGGATGTGTCGACTCCCCGGCACCCGCACGTACTTGGTCAGCAGGATCACCGCCGGGCGTTCGTACGCCCCGCGCGCCCCCCACACCGGATCATCGTCCACCCTCTCGACGACGACGGCCTTCTCGTTCATCACGAGCACGATGGCCCGCTTGAACGACACGACGGCGAGCGGCTCGTAGCCCGCATTGAGCACCAGAGTGCGCATTCCTCATCCTCTCGAACGGCCGGGACGGCTTCCCGGGATTCGACCACCGACGATTCGAGGTGCGCAGGGGCATGAAAAAAGGCGCTGTCCTATGGACAGCGCCTTGGCGCCACGGCAGAGCCGCGGCATCCACTCGTGCAATGCCGAAGGACGAGGCGTCCCAGCGCATCCATGGTTCGGATGCGAGGTGTGCGATCCATCGGCTTCCCTCCGCTTCTCTGAGCGTCGGGTTTCAGGCTAACGCACGCTCAGCCCGCGTTGGCCTGCAGCCACGCCCAGGGGTCGACGACCGAGCCGTTGATGTGAACTTCGAAGTGCAGGTGGCACGCGGTCGAACTGCCCGTGCTGCCCACGAATCCGATGAGCTGACCGGGCGAGACGGACTGGCCGGCCGAAACCTGGCGGCTGCCGTACGTCATGTGCCCGTACAGAGAATTCACCGACTGTCCACCGATCACGTGGTCGATCGACACGGCGACGCCGTACCCGCCGTAGCTCTCCTGGGAGACGCTGACGACACCCGCGGCGGTCGCGTAGATCGGCTCACCGCACGAGGCGAGCAGGTCGACGCCCTGGTGGTATCCGGAATCCCAGAGGCCGCGGCCGAGGGTGAAGTTCAGGATCGGCCAGCGCACTTCGCCGCTGCCGGGAGAGACGAGGGCGATGTTGACGGGGACGCTGTACCCGGAGGATGCCGTGGAGGCGGCCAGTCGCGCGCGCTCGGCGGCGGCGGCAGCAGCGGCTTCCTCGTCCTTCTTCTTCTGGATCTCTTCGGCCGTCGTGGCGGAGTAGCTCGAGCGGCTCAGCTCCTCGGCCGACGAGTCGGACGCGACGACCAGGGACTGCGCGTCGTTCTGGGCGACCTGCTGGAGGGTCTGCGTCTCGGCGGTCGGACGCCAGGCCCCGTACGCCGGAAGGGCGACGGTGGCGACGAGTCCGCCGACCATCGCGAGGATCGCGAGGCTGCGGACCGGGTGGTTCTTGCCCTTGGCGGGACGCGGCGCAGCCGGAGCGGCCTTCTGCGGGCGAGCCACGCTGGTGCGCCCGAACCGAGCGCGCACCGAGGCGCTGCTCTTGCCGCGGGCACGGCGGGTGACACTGTTCTCGTCGCTCTGGGGGCCAGGCGATTCGATCTCTTCAGCCAAAAGTTCCTCCGGCGCCTCTGCGCCGTGGCGCTGGCTCGTCAGCATTCGATGTCGGGGCACGATATGCGGGCGTGAACCAACCGGACGACGAGCCGGGGAGGCAATCCGGGTGGCGTCCGACGGCGGGCTTCTCGCCTGTGGACTCCCCCACGCTACCTGAAGGTAACGAATATGTCACGTTGCGCGCCTGGCAGATGCCTGGGCGCGGGGCTAGCGACGGTCGTCGACGAGGAAGATGTGCGAGGCGACCTCGACCGGCAGCTCGAGTCCTTCGGCGTTCCCGTCCATCTGCACCAGGACGTAACCCTCGCTGTAGCGGTACTCGCCCGATGCGCCGGGAACGACGCCCGCCGCCTTGAGCTGCTGCAGCAGTTCGGGGTCGACCTGCACGGGCTCGGCCAGGCGGCGCACGGTGCCGGTGATGGGTCCCCCCTCGGCATTCAGCCGGCGAACGAGCCCCACGACGTCCTGCTCGAAGCCGTTCGCGGGCAGGTCGCCGAGCTGAGCCAGACCCGGGATCGGGTTGCCGTACGGCGACTCAGTGGGATGCCCGAGCAGCTCGACGAGGCGGCGCTCGACCTGCTCGCTCATGACGTGCTCCCACCGGCATGCCTCTTCATGCACGTACGCCCAGTCCAGTCCGATCACGTCGGAGAGGAGGCGCTCCGCGAGGCGGTGCTTGCGCATCACATCGACCGCCTTGCTGCGACCGGCGTCGGTGAGCTCGAGCGTGCGGTCGTCCGAGACGACCACGAGACCGTCGCGCTCCATCCGCCCGACCGTCTGCGACACCGTGGGACCGGAGTGGCCGAGACGCTCGGAGATGCGCGCGCGCAGCGGCGTGATCGCCTCCTCCTCGAGCTCGAGGATCGTGCGCAGATACATCTCTGTCGTGTCGATCAGGTCGGTCATCATGCCTCGCAGACGCGGAAATCGGTGCAAGGACAGCCTATCCAATCCTCCCGACGGGCCCTCCCGGGGTGGGCGTCACAGGGATGAGAGGCCACGGGTCCCGCCCATAGAATCGTGGGATGCCGCACCTGCAGATTCCGAGTGACCTCCTGCCCGCTGACGGACGCTTCGGATGCGGCCCCTCGAAGGTGCGCCCCGCTCAGCTCGAGGCCCTCTCGACGCGCGGAGCGACGCTGCTCGGCACGTCCCACCGCCAGGCGCCGGTGAAGAACCTCGTCGGCGACGTGCGCTCCCGACTTGCCGAGCTCTTCGGCGCCCCCGAGGGGTACGAGGTCATCGTCGGCAACGGCGGATCGACCGCGTTCTGGGATGCCGCCGCGTTCGGCCTCATCCAGAACCGCAGTCAGAACCTCGTGTTCGGTGAGTTCGGCGGCAAGTTCGCGGCAGCCGCGAAGGCTCCGTGGCTGCAGACCCCGGACGTGCGGAATGTGCCCGCCGGTACGCGCACGGTCGCCGAACCCGTCGAGGGCATCGACGTCTACGCCTGGCCGCACAACGAGACGTCGACCGGCGTCTCCGCGCCGATCGCGCGCGTCACCGCAGACGAGGGCGCACTGACCGTCATCGACGCGACGAGCGCCGCGGGCGGCATCGACTTCGCGGCCGCCGAGGCGGACGTCTACTACTTCGCGCCGCAGAAGAACCTCGGTTCGGACGGCGGTCTGTGGTTCGCCCTGGTCTCGCCCGCCGCGATCGAGCGGATCGAGAGGATCGCGGCATCGGATCGGTACATCCCCGAGTTCCTGAGCCTGAAGAACGCACTGGACAACTCGCGCCTGAACCAGACGCTGAACACCCCGGCGCTCACCACACTGCTGCTGCTGGACGAGCAGCTGCAGTGGATCCTCGACAGCGGCGGCCTGGCGTGGGCGGATGCGCGCACGCGGGAGTCCTCCGGAGTCCTGTACGCGTGGGCCGAAGCGTCCGAGGTCGCGACCCCGTTCGTGGCGGATCCGGCCGACCGCTCCCCCGTCGTCGTCACGATCGACTTCGACGACACGGTCGACGCGGCGGAGACCGCCAAGACCCTGCGCGCGAACGGCATCGTCGACACGGAGCCCTACCGCAAGCTCGGCCGCAACCAGCTGCGGGTGGCGACGTTCGTCTCGATCGAGCCGGACGACGTGCGTCAGCTGGTCCGGAGCATCGACTTCACGCTCGCGCACCGCTGAGCCGACGTCTCGGTCATGGGCCGAGACGGATCAGCGGTCGGTGTCGGACGCGTCGGTGTCGGACGCGTCGGTGTCGGACTCCTCAGCATCGGCGTCCTCGTCCGCGTCGTCGGAGAGCACGTCGATGTCCACGCCGTCCACGTCGCCCGAGTGCAGGATCGGCGAAGCGTCCTCGTCGAAGTCCGCCGCGTCCAGGTCGTCGACGTCGTCGAGTTCGTCCTCGAGCTCTTCGTCGTCCTCGAGCTCGTCCGTCGCCAGCCCTTCGGCCGCGAGTGCGGCCTGCGCCGCCTGATACTCCGCGAGCCGCTCGGCCCACGGCAGCCAGTCCGGCGCGGTGAGCGCACCTTCGCCCGGCATGAGCTCCGCCTCGAGCACCGTCGGGGCGGACTCGTCGACCTGCGCGAGACTCACGGTCCAGAACCATCCGGGATACCCGGGCATGCGGTTGCCGAACCGCACGGTGAGCACGCCCTCGGCATCCGTCGACGAGTCGACGAACTCGCCGATCGTCGCCGCCGGCGTGATCTCGTGCAGCGCGGCGAGCGCGAGCTCGCGCGCAACGGTCTCGTCGATCGGTGCCACGGCGACCGCAGGAGCGTCCGCAGCAGCAGCGTCCGCCGCGGGGACCTCGACGCCCTCAGCGGTGAGATCGGTGGAGGAGGCGTCCTCAGGCGTCGAAGTCATCGGCGACCTTGCGCAGCACCGCGGCGACCTTCTTGCCGTGCGAGGAGCTCGGGTAGCGGCCGCGGCGGAGGTCTCCGCCGATGCCGTCGAGCAGCTTCACGAGGTCTTCCACGATGATCGCCATGTCGTCCGCGGGCTTGCGCTGCGCCTTGGACAGGCTCGGGGGCGCCTCGAGCACGCGAACGGACAGCGCCTGCAGCCCGCGCTTGCCGTCGGCGACGCCGAACTCCAGCCGCGTGCCCGCCTTCGGTGCGGGGGATCCTGCGGGAAGGGCGGTGGCGTGCAGGAAGACATCCTGACCGTCATCTCCGGCGATGAAGCCGAAACCCTTCTCCTCGTCGTAGAACCTGACCTTGCCGGTGGGCATGGAAACCTCGCTGTGTCGTGCGCCACGGATGCCGGGCACGGGGGAACACGGGACCGATCGATCCCGATCCACCAGCCTACGCCACGCCCGCCGGACGGATAAGCTGGGGCGGATGAGCACACGCACCCCCGGCGACGACGTCCCGGTCCGCCGCCTGGACCGGATCCTCGCCTTCATGTCGCTGGGACTCGCGGTCGTCTCGATCGGGTGCTTCTTCGCCATCATCATCGCGCGCCCGCTCGGGGTGACCGACTTCACGGTCGGCGCGTGGCCGATCGTCGCCGTGCTGCCGATCATCGCCCTGCCGATCGCATTCCTGATGATCCTGGCGCTGCTGATCATGACGTTCCTGCGAAGGGCACGCGCCAACCGCGGAGAGTAATGGTCTCCGACGAGCGGGCACTGGCCGGGCGACTCGCCTCGGCCGACGATGACGCCCTGGCGCGCGTCTTCGAAGCCCGCGGCGTCGCCCCGACCGCACCCTGGCACGACTTCTTCGACGCCGCGGCCGCACTTCTGGATGCGGCATCCGTCGAACGTGCCCTCGTGCGCCTCCCGCGCAACGCTCTCGTCCCCCTGAAGGCCGCGCTCGAGGGGGCTCCCCTCTCGGATGCCGACCGCGCGGCCCTGCGGCCGCTCGCTCTCGTCGATGACGCCGGCGCGCCGTTCACCGCCGTCGCCGTGCAGCTGGGCGCGGTCGCGGCCGCCCATCCCGGTGCATTCGTCCTCTCACCCGCGGAGGGCGCACCGGTCGCCTCCGAGACCGACACCGCCGCGGCCGCCGAACGCGCGTTCGCCACGGTCGGCTCCCTCGCCGACATCCTGGTCGCCGGCCTGCACAGCCCCCTCGCACGCACCGGCACAGGATCGGTGAGCGCCGTCGAGAGACGCCGACTCACGGATGCCGGCGCCCTCGGCGAGACGGACGACGTCGACGACCTGATCGTCGCTGCCGGTTCCGCGGGTCTCGTGACCGCGGTCGGACGCGAATGGGTCGTCACGGCGGTGGGCGGCGCGTGGCTGGAGACCACGACCGCCGAACGCTGGGCGCAAGTCGTCGAAGGATTCCGCGGCGCCCTGCCGACCGGA is a window from the Microbacterium lacus genome containing:
- a CDS encoding HNH endonuclease, with translation MRTLVLNAGYEPLAVVSFKRAIVLVMNEKAVVVERVDDDPVWGARGAYERPAVILLTKYVRVPGSRHIPVTRRGVLRRDAHRCGYCGKAASTIDHILPRSRGGADSWENLVACCLRCNNVKGDRTPQEMHWELRVLPRPPRGVQWTVRGTERTDPCWEPYLALAA
- a CDS encoding M23 family metallopeptidase, which codes for MARPQKAAPAAPRPAKGKNHPVRSLAILAMVGGLVATVALPAYGAWRPTAETQTLQQVAQNDAQSLVVASDSSAEELSRSSYSATTAEEIQKKKDEEAAAAAAAERARLAASTASSGYSVPVNIALVSPGSGEVRWPILNFTLGRGLWDSGYHQGVDLLASCGEPIYATAAGVVSVSQESYGGYGVAVSIDHVIGGQSVNSLYGHMTYGSRQVSAGQSVSPGQLIGFVGSTGSSTACHLHFEVHINGSVVDPWAWLQANAG
- a CDS encoding metal-dependent transcriptional regulator; the encoded protein is MTDLIDTTEMYLRTILELEEEAITPLRARISERLGHSGPTVSQTVGRMERDGLVVVSDDRTLELTDAGRSKAVDVMRKHRLAERLLSDVIGLDWAYVHEEACRWEHVMSEQVERRLVELLGHPTESPYGNPIPGLAQLGDLPANGFEQDVVGLVRRLNAEGGPITGTVRRLAEPVQVDPELLQQLKAAGVVPGASGEYRYSEGYVLVQMDGNAEGLELPVEVASHIFLVDDRR
- the serC gene encoding phosphoserine transaminase gives rise to the protein MPHLQIPSDLLPADGRFGCGPSKVRPAQLEALSTRGATLLGTSHRQAPVKNLVGDVRSRLAELFGAPEGYEVIVGNGGSTAFWDAAAFGLIQNRSQNLVFGEFGGKFAAAAKAPWLQTPDVRNVPAGTRTVAEPVEGIDVYAWPHNETSTGVSAPIARVTADEGALTVIDATSAAGGIDFAAAEADVYYFAPQKNLGSDGGLWFALVSPAAIERIERIAASDRYIPEFLSLKNALDNSRLNQTLNTPALTTLLLLDEQLQWILDSGGLAWADARTRESSGVLYAWAEASEVATPFVADPADRSPVVVTIDFDDTVDAAETAKTLRANGIVDTEPYRKLGRNQLRVATFVSIEPDDVRQLVRSIDFTLAHR
- a CDS encoding DUF3027 domain-containing protein; its protein translation is MTSTPEDASSTDLTAEGVEVPAADAAAADAPAVAVAPIDETVARELALAALHEITPAATIGEFVDSSTDAEGVLTVRFGNRMPGYPGWFWTVSLAQVDESAPTVLEAELMPGEGALTAPDWLPWAERLAEYQAAQAALAAEGLATDELEDDEELEDELDDVDDLDAADFDEDASPILHSGDVDGVDIDVLSDDADEDADAEESDTDASDTDASDTDR
- a CDS encoding cold-shock protein, producing the protein MPTGKVRFYDEEKGFGFIAGDDGQDVFLHATALPAGSPAPKAGTRLEFGVADGKRGLQALSVRVLEAPPSLSKAQRKPADDMAIIVEDLVKLLDGIGGDLRRGRYPSSSHGKKVAAVLRKVADDFDA
- a CDS encoding multidrug ABC transporter ATPase, whose product is MSTRTPGDDVPVRRLDRILAFMSLGLAVVSIGCFFAIIIARPLGVTDFTVGAWPIVAVLPIIALPIAFLMILALLIMTFLRRARANRGE